From the Dehalococcoidia bacterium genome, one window contains:
- the dapB gene encoding 4-hydroxy-tetrahydrodipicolinate reductase: MEKIRVVVSGMGKMGKEILAAVCNDPDLEPVGVLEKFSAEEYLSLPDGSGLVHLDKEPQALLARARPDVVVDFSNAEWTPHVVKAALEANARLVIGTTGLSSDLLKDLEGSCREKQLGAVVASNFAIGAVLMMHLARVAAKYFDNVEIIELHHDQKADAPSGTSIATAQAMVAARGRPFELPPTKKETVAGTRGGALDGVSIHSVRLPGLVAHQEVIFGGKGQTLIIRHDSTGRDSFMPGILLAIKEVMNRSEMVRGLDALIGLV; the protein is encoded by the coding sequence GTGGAAAAGATACGAGTCGTCGTAAGCGGCATGGGGAAGATGGGCAAGGAGATACTGGCGGCGGTCTGCAATGACCCGGATCTGGAGCCGGTCGGTGTGCTCGAGAAGTTCTCCGCCGAGGAGTACCTCTCGCTGCCCGACGGCTCGGGCCTCGTCCACCTCGACAAGGAGCCACAGGCGCTCCTTGCCCGCGCCCGGCCGGACGTCGTCGTCGACTTCTCGAACGCGGAATGGACGCCGCACGTTGTGAAGGCGGCGCTGGAAGCGAACGCCCGTCTCGTCATCGGCACGACGGGGCTTTCAAGCGATCTGCTGAAAGACCTCGAAGGCTCTTGCCGCGAGAAGCAGTTGGGGGCCGTCGTCGCTTCCAACTTCGCTATCGGCGCCGTGCTGATGATGCATCTTGCCAGAGTCGCGGCGAAGTACTTCGACAACGTTGAGATCATCGAGCTCCACCACGACCAGAAGGCGGACGCCCCTTCCGGCACGTCGATTGCGACGGCGCAGGCGATGGTGGCGGCGCGCGGCCGTCCCTTCGAGCTTCCGCCGACGAAGAAGGAGACGGTGGCGGGAACACGCGGCGGCGCCCTCGACGGCGTCAGCATCCACAGCGTGCGTCTGCCGGGGCTGGTAGCGCACCAGGAGGTCATCTTCGGCGGCAAGGGGCAGACGCTCATCATCCGCCACGACTCCACGGGCCGCGACTCCTTCATGCCGGGAATCCTTCTCGCCATCAAAGAGGTCATGAACCGCAGCGAGATGGTGCGCGGCCTCGACGCCCTCATCGGCCTCGTCTAG
- a CDS encoding aspartate-semialdehyde dehydrogenase gives MAPNKQYNVTVVGATGMVGRVFLDIMVRRHFPVKSLRLLATQRSAGRKILVGEREIEVEITTNDSFAGADFVFISASGEASRQYCPLAAQAGAIAIDDSSAWRMDPKVPLVVPEINADDVDWHQGIISIPNCSTTPIVMCLWPIHRVNPVKRVIADTYQSVSGTGKAAVDELNTQTAQVLDGKDTLPHVYPHQIAFNLLPHIDVFLDNGYTKEEWKMVNETRKIMHDDSIAVSATCVRVPVLVSHSAAVHVELTRPMSADEVRDILAEAPGVTVQDETSVNLYPQPWSAAGQDDVFVGRIRQDASHPNGIAMWVVSDNLRKGAALNAIQIAEEVINRNLV, from the coding sequence ATGGCGCCTAACAAGCAATACAACGTGACGGTGGTCGGGGCCACGGGCATGGTGGGCCGCGTGTTCCTCGACATAATGGTGCGACGGCACTTCCCCGTGAAGTCGCTGCGGCTTCTCGCCACTCAGCGCTCCGCCGGGCGCAAGATCCTCGTCGGCGAGAGGGAGATCGAGGTCGAGATTACCACGAATGACTCCTTTGCCGGCGCCGACTTCGTCTTCATCTCCGCCAGCGGCGAGGCCTCGCGGCAGTACTGTCCCCTCGCTGCCCAGGCGGGCGCCATAGCGATCGACGACAGCTCGGCGTGGCGCATGGACCCCAAAGTCCCCCTCGTCGTGCCCGAGATCAACGCCGACGACGTGGACTGGCACCAGGGCATCATCTCGATCCCCAACTGCTCGACGACCCCCATTGTGATGTGCCTCTGGCCCATCCATCGCGTGAACCCCGTCAAACGCGTCATCGCCGACACCTACCAGTCCGTCTCCGGCACAGGCAAGGCCGCCGTCGACGAGCTCAACACGCAAACGGCGCAGGTCCTCGATGGAAAGGACACGCTGCCGCACGTCTACCCGCACCAGATCGCGTTCAACCTGCTGCCCCACATCGACGTCTTCCTTGACAACGGTTACACCAAAGAAGAGTGGAAGATGGTGAACGAGACGCGCAAGATCATGCACGACGACTCGATCGCCGTCTCCGCCACCTGCGTCCGCGTGCCCGTGCTCGTCTCGCACAGCGCCGCCGTGCACGTCGAGCTGACGCGGCCCATGAGTGCGGACGAAGTGCGCGATATCCTCGCCGAGGCGCCGGGGGTCACCGTGCAGGACGAGACTTCCGTCAATCTCTACCCGCAGCCGTGGTCCGCCGCCGGCCAGGACGACGTGTTCGTGGGCAGGATACGCCAGGACGCCTCGCACCCCAACGGGATCGCCATGTGGGTCGTCTCCGACAACCTGCGCAAGGGAGCGGCGCTTAACGCTATTCAGATAGCTGAAGAGGTCATCAACCGGAACCTCGTCTAG
- the dapA gene encoding 4-hydroxy-tetrahydrodipicolinate synthase, whose protein sequence is MAEIGRLLTAMVTPFKPDGSVDYRQAQQLALALLRAGSDGVVVTGTTGEVPTLTHDEKVRLYREVKQAVGEAGAVVAGTGNYNTAESEELCREAEEAGVDGLLLTVPYYNKPTQEGIFQHFQVLAKSTRLPCILYNIPGRTGINMTADTAIRLSHIPNIVGVKEASGDLEQIARIIAGSREGFRIWSGNDSDTLPILSVGGYGVICVVSHLVGLQMREIIEKFLAGQVGEAAEIHRRLLPLMSTLMTAASNPIPIKYALNQIGFGVGGVRLPLCEPTEAAAEKIMAEVRRQRIDLAIPG, encoded by the coding sequence ATGGCAGAGATCGGCCGCTTGCTTACGGCCATGGTCACCCCTTTCAAGCCGGACGGATCGGTCGATTATCGTCAGGCGCAGCAGCTTGCGCTGGCGCTGCTCCGCGCCGGCAGCGACGGCGTGGTCGTCACCGGCACGACCGGTGAGGTGCCGACGCTTACGCACGACGAGAAGGTCCGCCTCTACCGCGAAGTCAAACAGGCCGTGGGCGAGGCCGGCGCCGTAGTCGCGGGCACGGGCAACTACAACACCGCCGAGAGCGAGGAGCTTTGCCGCGAGGCCGAAGAAGCGGGCGTCGATGGCCTCCTGCTCACGGTGCCCTACTACAACAAGCCCACGCAGGAGGGGATCTTCCAGCACTTCCAGGTGCTCGCGAAGTCTACTCGCCTTCCCTGCATTCTCTACAACATCCCCGGACGCACCGGCATCAACATGACCGCCGACACGGCGATAAGGCTCTCGCACATCCCGAACATTGTCGGCGTAAAGGAGGCGAGCGGAGACCTGGAGCAGATCGCGCGCATAATCGCCGGCTCGCGTGAGGGCTTTCGCATCTGGAGCGGCAACGACTCCGACACGCTGCCCATACTTTCGGTCGGCGGGTACGGCGTCATCTGCGTCGTCTCGCACCTCGTCGGCCTGCAGATGCGGGAGATAATCGAGAAGTTCCTGGCGGGACAGGTGGGGGAAGCGGCAGAGATACACCGGCGCCTGCTCCCGCTCATGTCGACGCTGATGACCGCCGCCAGCAACCCGATCCCCATCAAGTACGCGCTGAACCAGATCGGGTTCGGAGTCGGCGGCGTGCGGCTGCCCCTCTGCGAGCCGACGGAGGCGGCCGCCGAGAAGATAATGGCGGAGGTCCGCCGCCAGAGGATCGACCTGGCGATACCAGGGTAA